A genome region from Rhodothermales bacterium includes the following:
- a CDS encoding PEP/pyruvate-binding domain-containing protein — translation MTAPLLYPRDASRAGPDQLGGKASGLAWLMRCGVAVPPWFVIPVAETERMLHGSGVAEEIRRRLAEAAGQGAYPPELLASLRARVAAIEPPLALREAVAEALASLNDGGAEPNIAVRSSAVGEDGVEASFAGQLDSFLYVRGVGGVVEALAKCVASALSDRAVAYRLRHGVSVDRLGVAVVVQTMITGETSGVLFTAHPTTGSRRHAVVSAAVGLGEGVVSGRVDADEYVARLDGTGPVEVTVGHQEEAAVADDEGGTRYVRLEHAPRTDRVLSDEAVREIVAVGARAARAARRPLDLEWTRENGRLWVVQARPITALPPPQEGAGAPTVWDNSNIQESYSGVTSPLTFSFARRAYATVYRQTMRAMQIPEDRIATHQAVLDNLLGLIRGRVYYNINNWYRGLLLLPSFGRNKEDMERMMGLQDPVDFVQDEAISTSDKVRRAPGMLVLLGRLLRRFRRMDALVGAFHREFREAYEAVDRASLHTRTVPELVALARKLHATMLERWSVPILNDFFVMMMGGRVRRALRRAGFDQPDLVLSGLLSGLDGLESTEPTLRLLDLCDAVRGEEALARLMDALPDERLPGAVEAEAPSIWEACQAYLEEYGDRTAGELKMETVTPREDPSRLFSLLRGLLERPDLRASTLRSEARALRERTEREVAERIHACRLWGPVRLWRFRRDLDGFRRGVRHRESTRMQRTRMFGLYRSIYLEIGRQLRGFGALDEARDVLYLTVEEIERYVEGVAATADVAGLCRLRKAEFSAYEDSDMPHHFMTWGVPYAASDYLYPYEQAPDHAPHLDGTGCYPGVVEAQAVVVLDPSAATPVAGRILCAVRTDPGWAPLFPLAAGLLVERGSALSHSAVVARELGIPCIVGLPGLTRRVRTGDVLRMDGGSGRVEMPEATADVAECEGGA, via the coding sequence ATGACCGCTCCGCTCCTGTACCCTCGCGATGCCTCTCGGGCTGGGCCGGACCAGCTCGGGGGCAAAGCGTCGGGGCTCGCGTGGCTGATGCGGTGTGGGGTGGCCGTGCCGCCGTGGTTCGTCATACCCGTTGCCGAGACCGAACGGATGCTCCACGGGAGCGGCGTGGCGGAGGAGATCCGGCGTCGCCTCGCCGAGGCGGCCGGCCAAGGCGCGTACCCACCCGAGCTCCTCGCGTCGCTGCGGGCGCGTGTTGCCGCCATCGAGCCGCCGCTGGCCCTGCGCGAGGCGGTCGCTGAGGCGCTGGCGTCGCTCAATGACGGCGGAGCAGAGCCGAACATCGCCGTACGTTCGTCCGCCGTTGGGGAGGACGGGGTCGAGGCGTCCTTCGCGGGCCAGCTCGACTCGTTCCTCTACGTGCGGGGCGTTGGCGGGGTCGTGGAGGCGCTGGCGAAGTGCGTGGCCAGCGCCCTCTCGGACCGCGCCGTCGCCTACCGCCTCCGCCACGGGGTCTCGGTCGACCGGCTCGGCGTCGCCGTCGTGGTGCAGACGATGATTACGGGCGAGACCTCCGGCGTGCTGTTCACCGCTCACCCGACGACCGGCAGCCGCCGGCACGCCGTCGTTTCGGCGGCGGTAGGCCTCGGCGAGGGCGTCGTCTCCGGCAGGGTCGACGCCGACGAGTACGTGGCCCGGCTCGACGGAACGGGCCCGGTCGAGGTCACGGTCGGGCACCAGGAGGAGGCCGCGGTGGCCGACGACGAGGGGGGCACGCGGTACGTCCGGCTGGAGCACGCGCCCCGCACGGACCGCGTGCTCTCGGACGAGGCGGTCCGCGAGATCGTAGCCGTCGGGGCACGAGCCGCGAGGGCGGCCCGAAGGCCGCTCGACCTCGAGTGGACGCGGGAGAACGGCCGCCTATGGGTCGTCCAGGCCCGTCCCATCACCGCCCTGCCGCCGCCGCAGGAGGGCGCGGGGGCGCCGACCGTGTGGGACAACTCGAACATCCAGGAGAGCTACTCCGGCGTCACCTCGCCGCTCACGTTCTCGTTCGCCCGCCGTGCCTACGCCACGGTCTACAGGCAGACCATGCGTGCCATGCAGATCCCCGAGGACCGCATCGCGACCCACCAGGCCGTGCTGGACAACCTGCTGGGCCTGATCCGGGGGCGGGTCTATTACAACATCAACAACTGGTACCGGGGCCTCCTCCTGTTGCCGAGTTTCGGGCGCAACAAGGAGGACATGGAGCGGATGATGGGGCTCCAAGACCCGGTAGACTTCGTACAGGACGAGGCCATCTCCACCTCGGATAAGGTCCGACGCGCCCCGGGGATGCTGGTGCTGCTGGGCCGGCTGCTGAGGCGCTTCAGGCGGATGGACGCGCTGGTAGGCGCCTTCCACCGGGAGTTCCGTGAGGCCTACGAGGCCGTGGACCGGGCGTCGCTCCACACGCGGACCGTCCCAGAACTCGTAGCCCTCGCTCGCAAACTACACGCGACCATGCTCGAGCGATGGAGCGTCCCGATCCTCAACGACTTCTTCGTGATGATGATGGGCGGGCGCGTTCGGAGAGCGCTCCGTCGCGCGGGGTTCGACCAGCCCGATCTCGTGTTGAGCGGGTTGCTCTCCGGCCTCGACGGACTCGAGAGCACCGAGCCCACACTCCGCCTCCTCGATCTCTGCGACGCCGTCCGCGGCGAGGAGGCTCTCGCCCGCCTCATGGATGCGCTCCCCGACGAGCGCCTGCCCGGGGCCGTCGAGGCGGAGGCGCCGTCGATCTGGGAGGCGTGCCAGGCCTACCTCGAGGAGTATGGGGACCGGACGGCGGGCGAGTTGAAGATGGAGACGGTCACGCCTCGCGAGGACCCGTCCCGTCTCTTCAGCCTACTGCGCGGCCTCCTCGAGCGACCGGACCTGCGGGCGTCGACGCTGCGCAGCGAGGCCCGCGCGCTCCGGGAGCGGACGGAACGCGAGGTGGCAGAGCGGATCCACGCATGTAGGCTTTGGGGTCCCGTTCGGCTGTGGCGGTTCCGCCGGGACCTCGACGGCTTTCGCCGCGGGGTGCGCCACCGCGAGAGCACGCGGATGCAGCGTACGCGGATGTTCGGCCTGTACCGTAGCATCTACCTCGAGATCGGCCGGCAGCTGCGCGGTTTCGGCGCCCTCGACGAGGCCCGCGACGTCCTGTACCTCACGGTCGAGGAGATCGAGCGGTACGTGGAGGGCGTAGCGGCGACGGCCGACGTAGCCGGACTGTGCCGCTTACGAAAGGCCGAGTTCTCGGCGTACGAAGACAGCGACATGCCTCATCACTTCATGACGTGGGGCGTGCCGTACGCCGCCAGCGACTACCTCTACCCCTACGAGCAGGCACCCGACCACGCGCCCCACCTCGATGGCACCGGCTGTTACCCCGGCGTGGTCGAAGCTCAGGCCGTCGTCGTGCTCGATCCGTCCGCGGCGACTCCGGTAGCAGGGCGCATCCTCTGCGCCGTACGGACCGACCCCGGGTGGGCCCCCCTCTTCCCGCTCGCCGCCGGCCTGCTAGTCGAGCGCGGGTCGGCCCTCTCGCACTCGGCCGTCGTCGCCCGCGAGCTGGGCATCCCCTGCATCGTCGGCCTCCCCGGCCTGACACGGCGTGTGCGGACGGGCGACGTCCTGCGCATGGACGGCGGCTCCGGCCGCGTCGAGATGCCGGAGGCTACGGCGGACGTCGCCGAATGCGAGGGCGGAGCATGA
- a CDS encoding type II toxin-antitoxin system RelE/ParE family toxin has protein sequence MPSASQPDDDPSALDSLSGVLFVETPTFSKRLRALYDKRALDAEGYREMQNALYERTTRIDSIPGVPDVHKARWGASGRGKRGGLRVITYDCARRGIVYLLMIYEKAEREDLTPEQRKRLARLVDDALRPECEGPVAAPRRA, from the coding sequence GTGCCCTCCGCGTCCCAGCCCGACGATGATCCCTCCGCGCTGGATTCTCTCAGCGGCGTGCTCTTCGTCGAGACGCCGACGTTCTCAAAGCGGCTCCGGGCGCTCTACGACAAACGGGCCCTCGATGCCGAGGGGTACCGCGAGATGCAGAACGCGCTGTACGAGCGGACGACGCGGATCGACTCCATCCCCGGGGTGCCCGACGTGCACAAGGCGCGGTGGGGGGCGTCGGGGCGCGGGAAGCGCGGCGGCCTCCGCGTCATCACCTACGACTGCGCCCGGCGCGGCATCGTGTACCTCCTTATGATCTACGAGAAAGCCGAGCGCGAGGACCTCACGCCCGAGCAGCGGAAGCGGCTCGCGCGGCTCGTCGACGACGCGTTGCGGCCGGAGTGTGAGGGGCCGGTGGCGGCCCCTCGACGGGCCTAG
- a CDS encoding helix-turn-helix domain-containing protein translates to MDDQLFDDLQESVREAGRHARGELSVDREAVRAHGVPDAREIREAQGMTQAAFAAALGVPVGTLQNWEQGRRRPDPAAVTLLKVAAAHPEVLLELA, encoded by the coding sequence ATGGATGACCAGCTGTTCGACGACCTCCAAGAGAGCGTGCGGGAGGCGGGACGCCACGCGCGCGGCGAGCTCAGCGTGGACCGCGAGGCGGTCCGTGCTCACGGCGTGCCCGACGCCCGAGAGATCCGGGAGGCGCAGGGGATGACGCAGGCGGCGTTCGCGGCGGCGCTCGGCGTGCCGGTGGGGACGCTGCAGAACTGGGAGCAGGGGCGGCGGCGGCCGGACCCGGCGGCGGTGACGCTGCTGAAGGTGGCGGCGGCGCACCCCGAGGTGCTGCTAGAGCTCGCGTGA
- a CDS encoding DUF3419 family protein, with product MEPALQPLLPEEAQPRSEIARSMRFDSLRYSTVWEDISLLRQGLRIQPGDDVLSITSAGDNVLGMLLEGPRSVTAIDLNPCQTAVLNLKLAALQSLGHEEFVGLLGVRPHHDRWGLYAACREHLTPAGRAFWDEQREAIAAGIASSGRLDRYIAAWHDAVLHRHMAAEEVAAAFEVVDLEEQRRIYRDHFDNRAFEEGFTWYFGEEMMGRNGRDPAQFAHVEVDAGEHFLRRFRYAFTSLPLKGNFYLERFMTGGVASLEGAHPYLRPAHYERLRALSGRVRTVTDELETFVDRCDPGAFSKANLSDVFEYASPENAAHLFEALHRVMRPGSRLAYWSLLVDRSRPPHLDARFVSHAAEAYGLWRQDRSWFYRSFHLEETREGGEA from the coding sequence ATGGAACCCGCCCTCCAGCCTCTGCTCCCCGAAGAAGCCCAGCCTCGGAGCGAGATCGCCCGCTCCATGCGGTTCGACTCGCTTCGGTACTCGACCGTTTGGGAGGACATCAGCCTCCTCCGCCAGGGGCTGCGTATCCAGCCGGGCGACGACGTTCTGTCGATCACCTCCGCTGGCGACAACGTTCTCGGGATGCTCCTCGAAGGGCCGCGCTCGGTCACGGCCATCGACCTGAACCCCTGCCAGACGGCCGTGCTGAACCTCAAGCTGGCCGCGCTTCAGAGCCTTGGCCACGAGGAGTTCGTCGGGCTTCTCGGCGTGCGGCCTCACCACGACCGCTGGGGCCTATACGCGGCGTGCCGCGAGCACCTGACGCCGGCGGGGCGGGCGTTTTGGGATGAGCAGCGGGAGGCCATCGCGGCCGGCATAGCAAGTAGCGGGCGGCTGGACCGCTACATCGCGGCATGGCACGATGCTGTGCTTCACAGGCACATGGCAGCGGAGGAGGTGGCAGCGGCCTTCGAGGTCGTCGACCTCGAAGAGCAGCGCCGCATCTACCGTGACCACTTCGACAACCGGGCGTTCGAGGAAGGCTTCACGTGGTACTTTGGCGAGGAGATGATGGGGCGCAACGGCCGCGATCCAGCGCAGTTCGCGCACGTAGAGGTAGACGCGGGCGAGCATTTCCTGCGCCGGTTCCGGTACGCGTTCACGAGCCTCCCCCTGAAGGGAAACTTCTACCTGGAGCGGTTCATGACCGGAGGCGTGGCGTCGCTGGAGGGGGCTCACCCCTACCTTCGCCCTGCCCATTACGAACGCCTTCGCGCCCTCTCGGGCCGTGTCCGTACGGTGACGGACGAGCTCGAGACGTTCGTCGACCGGTGCGACCCGGGCGCCTTTTCGAAGGCCAACCTGTCCGACGTCTTCGAGTACGCGTCCCCGGAGAACGCAGCCCACCTGTTCGAGGCCCTCCACCGCGTCATGCGGCCGGGCAGCCGCCTCGCCTACTGGTCCCTCTTGGTCGACCGCTCTCGTCCACCCCACCTGGATGCGCGGTTCGTCTCCCACGCCGCCGAGGCCTACGGTCTCTGGCGTCAAGATCGCTCCTGGTTCTACCGCAGCTTCCACCTAGAGGAGACCCGCGAAGGCGGTGAGGCATGA
- a CDS encoding AMP-binding protein has translation MPSSASHNFVRFIRDAASRHPERTALALPDIGRLRGPEIAERASFSDLWRRIEILAATLRRKQVGLGDRVLVLVPLSVDLYAAVLAAMAIGAVAVLAPAGSGLKPFRNAVAAARPQGVIGTRATLRLRWLVPSLWSARAVRTGIQHTGSPPLELAEVGSGAGALLTFTSGSTGRPKGAVRTHGTLSAQHRALDASHPVADTAVALTCFPVVALHHLCCGTPTVLPAVDLKDISSVRPDWVLRQLASERITDLTGPPPFVQALADHALSTGAPVEGLRQIGIGGGPVGRSLLEAAAKAFPSAVTAVIYGSTEAEPVASVHASELLALPAEEIRGYPAGFDDPAARVMLVRVEDAPVRLEEGERLADLAVADGEWGEVIVSGSHVVERYVGAPEEEERNKIRDEAGTVWHRMGDVACRDERGMLWLGGRVGRMIPGAHGPMAPFPLEIAIERQPDISRAVLHVWRGNVVLWIEGTPTDEDIGAVRAILAHAGLPDVEMRGGVRIPVDPRHQWKVDYAALDRMAQKGGG, from the coding sequence ATGCCTTCCTCCGCGTCCCACAACTTCGTCCGCTTCATCAGGGACGCCGCCTCCCGTCATCCCGAGCGGACGGCTCTCGCGCTGCCGGATATCGGCCGCCTGCGCGGTCCTGAGATCGCGGAGCGCGCCTCGTTCTCGGACCTGTGGAGGCGCATCGAGATCCTCGCCGCCACGTTGCGCCGAAAGCAGGTCGGTCTCGGGGACCGCGTCCTGGTTCTCGTACCGCTTTCGGTGGACCTGTACGCCGCTGTGCTCGCCGCGATGGCCATCGGGGCCGTAGCCGTGCTCGCGCCTGCCGGAAGCGGGCTGAAGCCCTTCCGGAACGCCGTGGCGGCCGCCCGCCCCCAGGGCGTTATCGGCACGCGCGCCACGCTTCGTCTCCGGTGGCTTGTGCCCAGTCTCTGGTCGGCCCGAGCCGTCCGCACAGGCATCCAGCACACAGGGAGCCCCCCGTTGGAACTGGCCGAGGTGGGGTCCGGTGCAGGCGCGCTCTTGACGTTCACGTCCGGGAGCACGGGGCGTCCGAAGGGTGCCGTGCGGACACACGGCACCCTGTCCGCGCAGCACCGCGCCCTCGACGCGTCCCACCCCGTCGCGGACACCGCCGTCGCCCTCACCTGCTTCCCCGTCGTAGCGCTGCACCACCTCTGCTGCGGCACCCCCACCGTACTGCCGGCCGTCGACCTCAAGGACATCTCGTCGGTGCGTCCGGACTGGGTCCTGCGGCAGCTCGCGTCCGAGCGCATCACCGACCTCACAGGCCCGCCCCCGTTCGTCCAGGCGCTCGCCGACCATGCCCTGTCGACCGGGGCTCCAGTCGAGGGTCTCCGGCAGATCGGGATCGGCGGTGGGCCAGTCGGGAGGTCGCTCTTGGAAGCGGCGGCCAAAGCCTTCCCGTCCGCCGTCACCGCCGTGATCTATGGTTCCACTGAGGCCGAGCCCGTGGCCTCCGTCCACGCCTCCGAACTCCTCGCCCTTCCGGCAGAGGAGATCCGGGGATACCCCGCCGGCTTCGATGACCCCGCCGCGCGGGTCATGCTCGTCCGGGTCGAAGACGCGCCGGTCCGTCTCGAGGAGGGGGAGCGCCTCGCGGACCTCGCGGTAGCGGACGGGGAGTGGGGCGAGGTGATCGTGAGCGGGAGCCACGTCGTCGAGCGGTACGTGGGCGCACCGGAGGAGGAGGAGCGGAACAAGATCCGCGACGAGGCGGGGACCGTGTGGCACCGGATGGGCGACGTCGCGTGTAGGGACGAGCGAGGGATGCTCTGGCTAGGGGGGCGGGTCGGCCGCATGATCCCGGGCGCACACGGCCCCATGGCCCCCTTCCCACTCGAGATCGCCATCGAGCGGCAGCCAGACATCTCGCGAGCCGTGCTCCATGTCTGGCGTGGAAACGTCGTGTTGTGGATCGAAGGTACCCCCACCGACGAGGACATAGGGGCGGTGCGCGCCATACTCGCGCACGCCGGACTCCCCGATGTAGAGATGCGTGGGGGCGTCCGCATACCCGTCGACCCGCGGCATCAGTGGAAGGTGGATTACGCTGCGCTGGATCGTATGGCGCAAAAGGGGGGCGGGTAG